A portion of the Heptranchias perlo isolate sHepPer1 unplaced genomic scaffold, sHepPer1.hap1 HAP1_SCAFFOLD_97, whole genome shotgun sequence genome contains these proteins:
- the LOC137320062 gene encoding probable G-protein coupled receptor 139, whose product MFYQYIKNKRIAEEKLGAIRDDKGNLCVEADDVANLMTVVVLFRGNCGLSKCISRYLLGMAVADLLVLIFGVVLYEIKDAHFTFSFLNYTPICSLNIALLFMSIDWSVWLTVAFTFDRFVAICHQTYSKKYCTEKTAALVIAVVCSLSLIENAPINFIFEPREIINNVPWSFYVIPSFYTLTVWIAFLWLEIILTPFVPFLLILLFNAQTIRHIVQANRVRRGLRGKNNSEDHNDPELENRRKSIVLLLTISASFMILWAVMFVFFIFVNFTDAQISETSYDAPFTIVEQTGYMLRYLSSCTNTFIYAVSQKLCKGEVIRTIQATQPSSYIPAAVLTTCGLELVTPLAKLFQCSYNTERMAEVRNEYLASVFTKEEDAARDNVREDIVEILEGLKIAEEEAFDKLPLVKFFIKIAARGINGTRNYKQQPNDT is encoded by the exons atgttttatcagtacattaagaacaaaaggATAGCTGAGGAAAAGTTGGGAgccatcagggatgataagggtaacttatgTGTGGAAGCAgatgatgtgg CTAATTTGATGACAGTTGTGGTTCTGTTCCGCGGAAactgcggcctctccaaatgcatttccCGTTACCTGTTGGGCATGGCGGTGGCTGATCTACTGGTCCTGATATTTGGAGTGGTCTTGTATGAAATTAAGGACGCTCATTTCACATTTTCATTCCTGAACTACACTCCTATTTGCAGCCTCAATATTGCCCTGCTTTTCATGTCCATCGATTGGTCTGTCTGGTTAACTGTGgctttcacatttgaccgattcgTGGCCATCTGTCACCAAACTTACAGcaaaaaatattgcaccgagaaaactgcgGCTTTGGTTATAGCAGTTGTGTGTTCCTTAAGTCTTATAGAAAACGCTCCAATCAACTTTATATTCGAACCTCGGGAGATAATTAACAATGTTCCATGGTCCTTCTATGTAATACCAAGCTTCTATACCTTAACCGTATGGATAGCATTCCTGTGGTTGGAAATTATTCTTACCCCATTTGTCCCATTTCTcttgattttactgttcaatgctCAAACCATCAGGCACATTGTGCAGGCCAATAGAGTGAGGAGGGGACTCCGTggaaaaaataacagtgaggatcACAATGATCCAGAGTTGGAGAATCGAAGGAAGTCCATCGTTTTACTGCTGACCATATCTGCTAGTTTCATGATCTTATGGGCGGTAATGTTCGTCTTTTTCATATTTGTAAATTTTACAGACGCTCAAATTTCCGAAACAAGTTACGATGCTCCTTTCACTATCGTGGAGCAGACCGGCTACATGCTTAGGTATTTGAGTTCATGCACAAACACGTTTATTTATGCAGTGTCCCAGA AACTGTGTAAGGGGGAGGTGATTCGAACCATCCAGGCAACCCAGCCATCCAGTTACattccggctgcagtgctgacGACTTGTGGTCTGGAACTcgtcacgcctctagccaaactgttccagtgcagctacaacactg agaggatggctgaggtacgaaatgaatacttggcatctgtctttaccaaggaagaagatgctgccagagacaACGTAagagaagatatagttgagatactggaaggaCTAAAAATAGctgaagaagag gcgtttgataaactgCCGCTCGTCAAGTtttttatcaagattgcggcccgtggaataaacGG gACGCGGAACTACAAGCAGCAgccaaacgacacctga